The Hippoglossus hippoglossus isolate fHipHip1 chromosome 16, fHipHip1.pri, whole genome shotgun sequence genomic sequence ctgttgtaggaaCCTTTGTCACTTTCACATTCCTGTTCGACGGCAGGACATTTGCCTCCAGAATCTGTGATAAAATCTCTTCCTCCAGCAGAAACCTCTCTTATATATCCTCTCTTCCTACCCTAAGGCTGAACAGTTTGCGAGGTCCTCTGCTCCCTTTTCTCTCCAATTACACCTGCCTAAAAAGTCCTAACAACTCAATTAAGTCCAGATAAGTGAAAGAATGTGTTATAAAAGTTTGAAACTTTTTTTCAAACCCATACAGAGAGTGGTATTATGGGTAACCCTTGATCACTAGACGTCCTTAGTCCCAACAAAATGTCATGACAACACACGTCAGGCAAGTCAAaagcaaatgttaaaaaaggaaacaagttgTACTTTACAGTATAAAATAAAGCACCAGGTTCACCTGTTCCCCTACATGCACCCTGGTCCAATCTGACACATGATTGTAAATAGGTCTTCATTTGTAAAATTCGTAGAGTTGCCCTTTAAATTtggcagcagctgatgaagtctcctgtctcctgtcagACCACAAAGTTTACATCTGGCACCGGCGTAGTGAGCTGCCCATTGCAGAGCTCACTGGTCACACCCGCACGGTCAACTGTGTGAGCTGGAACCCCATCCTGCCTGGACTACTGGCGAGTGCATCCGATGATGGAACCGTCCGAATCTGGGGGCCCGCCCCTTTCCCGGATGTCCAGGATGCAGAGGGGCTCAATGGTATGAACATGTAAACTAGCATGAATGGTTGTCAGGGTCCTAGTGCTGAAGGATGCACATTGCAAACTGCTTTCGTCAGGGTAAACAACACCCGAGTACACCACCAGAGATTGAAACAAAGCCATCAATATATAATTGAGTGTAGAAGTTCTACTGAAATTCAAGGGAATAAACATAAATCTCACATTAACTGTTAAAGAATTACAACCATTGTTATACATTCAAAAGTAACTGGACaaactaatataataataaatataattctgTAATTATGGAGTTCACCAAATGCCTCCCTCAAGATGTTTCATCAGGCCTTTCTTGCATCTGCCTTCACGTAATACTTGATAGTGTTTTCTGCTTTCAGTTCTGTCTTTGAGAAGTGAAAAGCTGCTGATTTAAGTTTAGGTCAGGTGACTTGGTCATGTCAGTgcgacagacagagatttctggaattattagatcaACTGTCTGGCTCCGATGAAGTTTAAGAATGGTCCAGTTTTAGATTCTGGACGTTATAAAATGATCAGAACTGGATGAGTGTGTATTTTGGCTCAATGATGTCAGTGAAAGAACACACTTCTTGAAATATACATGATTCATGGTTCAAAAGTTGGAGGCTTCAAAAACTATACCTGAATGGTTCGTGGCTCTGAGAAAATGTGCAGCCATTGAGGTGCTCTTGAGTCTGGTTGGACCAACAGCCAACATTCAGTcgagtgtgttgtgttgtgttgtgttgtgttgtgttgtgttgtgttgtgttgtgttgtgttgtgttgtgttgcgttGTGTTGCGttgtgatgagtgtgtgtaaacacagcagcaaagCTCTCAGGATGAAATGATATCTGTCTTCTTTTCTTGCCCTGTCAGAATGCTGCAGTATGGACAGCTGATGATCTGCTGGTGCTCTGAACCCAAGGAGCGCTAAGACTCTGTAGACACTTGAATGGATGAAGCGGGGGGGAAGCTTTATGATTGGACAGCTGCCTCCTGGAGGCGGAGCTGCTTGTGCTCCATGTCAGGATGTCACAACTCATCAGCTCTCGGACTCCGTCACATTATTGAGAGCAGATCCGTTCTGGTAATAGCTGGGCCCCAGGACATCCAGAATCTGACCCAtcaccccttcctcctcctcctgtatgGACCCATTCCCTCAGCACCATCCAGGACCACCTGGAGCAACCTGCTCTTATTTATTATCAgctacattattttatttattcttgagTAGTGCTAGGCTGTGACGTAGCAGCACCTGGTGGAGGGTGCGTGTTCTTCGTTTCCTTCAGTCCTCAGTCTGAGCTGCTCACATTAAGAATTTTCAGCTCTTTCCCTCTCCCACCTCCTGAACCTATGAAGAAATTTAACCTGCAGGAACATTTGAAGGCTGAAATAACCACTTGAAGAgaaggattttttaaaatgctaaatTCTACGTtaccttgtcttttttttaatgaggaaaacattgttttttttccctctggctTTCCTGCGTTTAGCCAGAGAAAGAGTAGTATTTGACTAGCATGTTACACAGGACAGCACATGACAACATGATCAATGGCAACTTCATGCAGTGTCAGTGGATGGCTGCATACAGCTGCTGATGTGTTGAAACCTATAGCGTTAGAAGGATGATCTGTCAACCTTTACCTCTGCATATGGATTATCTGAGTGTTGTCTCCTGTTGCTCTGTGTGGATTTCCTCTTGATTTTTGATTCTGGCTTCACTGTTTGCTTTCCATTTCTGTTTCTACCGCTTCATGTACACAAACAGCACTCATTATATCAATTTATTTGCATTTGGATTAGTTGTCACTTGTTCCAAGTTTCATTTACCACaccgtgtttgtgtttttatttactacATGTGGAGCTGTAACATTTAAGAAGACACTCCCTGATTTATTAATGTTCCCAGTGGAGCCCCAAACCCCAGTTCAACTGTTTCAAAAGATAAGGctggtgtttttctctgtattcTATTGACAACtaattctgtaaaaaaaaagaccagaagCAACCATGTGTTTCTCAAAACGTTacatcttcctccctctgtctgtggctctcagcTCCAAAAGCCAACTTGTTCCTCCTGTCGATGTGAACCTTTTAGAAACACCTCAAAAACATCGGCTTGCTAGTTGTTGTCAAACAAACAGGGAGTTTGTTAGAGTCAGAATGATCATTACATTTTCAGAATCCACATGGACTCATCTGCAGGATGGTCTGTGTGACTCAAAATAAActagtgtgtgacagtgtgtacGTGGTGATGTAACAGTGtggctcactgatgtgttttaacagtTGTTGGAAACAACGGAGCTCTGGTTCAGAGGAGTAATGTATCAGGtcatagaacacacacacacacacacacacacacacacacacacacacacacacacacagagagagagagagagagagagagagagagagagagagagagagagagagagagagagagagagagagagagagagagagagagagagagagagagagagagagagagagagagagagagagagagagagagagagagagagagagagagagagagagagagagagagagagagagagagagagagagagagagagagagagagagagagagagagagattcagtgACTTGTGGTCTGCACCTGAGGTTTTCTTTCAGGATGAAACAACAAAGAAAGCAAGAACATTTGAGCCTTATCCTCCGAGGTCAACACATCACAGTGAGCTGAGAGGACAATATCAAATTCCTGAGTGTTTAATCACACAATCGGTGTCTAACACATTTGTACACAAGTGTAACATAAAGTTATTATGAACTTCTACAAAGTGTTTCAGagaatcaaaagaaaaaacttgCTTGATACAATATTCGATGTAATATGTgctgtatatttgtatgttatGGCATGTATTATGAGACTGTGTACAATGGCAGACAGGATGACGTGTGTTTTTCAGGGTTCCCGcacctgctgttgttttttttaagaatccAGCTGCTCTTCATCAGCAGTATTTTTCATCAGATTTTCTTAAGTGTACGACTGTTGTAATATAAAGCACTGACTTCACATTTACACCTATACACCAACGAACACAGGTGTTTTGACTTTCATAAACCAGAGTGCAGCCACATTCACATTTCAGTCTGCTCATGTTCCCAAGATGTCCCCAAAagacttgtttttcttcccagTCCTGGATGATAACTGCAGGATGGAGAGGACTGTGGGGACCCTGTTTATCTGCCCAGGCACCATCACAGCCAGCACCAGCTTCTACTCTTCTAACAcagaacatgcacacacagtggCACTCAACAAtagatgtcacacacacatacacacacttacatttgAGTGAATCACAGTTGTGGTGTTCTAGCTTCTGCTTCTGCTACTTTCTTGAGTTTGTTTATTCTTAGTATTTCAGGCGtctcttattttctctttttgctgCAAGAAGCCAAAGTAGGAACTTTTTGCTTGCAGGCAGTTTCTGCCAGGAaccattttacattttaaatgtgttattacaAAAGGTGATTGAACTGTTCTGTATTGTTCTGTAGGAGACATGCTATGTatgcatattttaaataaagcattcagggttttaaaatgtgttttacttcaTGTCCTTTTAGGACACTAAATCactaacagaaaaacaataggatctcatatactgtatattatggaatagaatagaatactTTTTGTCATTGCACAGTATACACTGAAATTAGCAGCAATCCTCAAGgttaacaatataaataaaagtaaataaataaaaacagcataaaaaggtgcaattttaaaaaagtgtataTATGAGGTTCCACAGACCGTCTGTGCTctcatttctgtctgttgtcCACATGTTATGATGAATTGCTTCTACATATATGCgttattataaaaacacaccCCCTGATTCCACACCTCACCGTCTAAATACAAAGCAAAGAGAGCAACAGGTTAAAAACCGGTTCCCTCTGTCCACACTGTTACCACCTGGCTCAAGGCTGGCATGAAAGAGggaaaaggacacacacagatagatcATTCAAAAGTAATTTATTTAGCTCAACAAATACAGCATACTAATTCACTAGTGGGGTGTGTAAGTATGAGAGACATCAGTTGTGTCAGaagtgtgtggatgagtgaCAACatagtgtgatgtgtgttggttggtgcagcaaaccaaacaaaggaaGAAGGATgaggctggtgcagcaggccctgctgagagacacagagagaccctCTCAGAAGAGCAGTGTTTTATGCCTTCTTGGATGCCCCACCCAGATGGGCAGATAGGAGCAGGTGATTGTCCCAGCTCCACCCACCAGCTAACTCCCAGTATCTGAAACCAGTATGGCGTGAggcacacagacaggcagagtgGGAGGGTCGTGACAACACTGTCAGGGGTGTgttaaacagtgtgtgttttagatgGGTGGTGGAGGCCAGCTGAATAAACCAGGAGAGCCAAGGGAGCCAGGGGAGCCAGGGGAGCCAGGGAGAGCTGGACATCTTTACACCtgggaggaggtgcagagccacagcagcaggaacgACCTGTTGCTGGTCATAGAACGAAAAGGTTTACAGCACCACACAGTGGGTAAAAAGACATCCAGGAGGGTTTCGTGTCATCAGCCACTATGCTGGACAGGACGCCACGGTAGATATGCTGgttatattctttaaaaaaaaagaaattatttaaTCTTGGGGCAGACTCCACATCTATCTCTATTTCAAGAGAGACCCATGTCACAATCCGCAAATAGATACGTGAACAACAAAGAGTGGTTTTAACAATATCTCCCGATCATCAGTGATGTAACATGGATCGTCGGGTGTTTCAGTTCATTTACATCAGACACCCTCCAGCTTGTGTCTAAGTAGCTTCTGTGGTCCACGGATCGCCCTGCTTGATCCACAGCCATAgagattattttaataaaaacaattacaagAAACGTGAAAAACATAATataacaaagatttaaaatcacCAAGGGGAATGTTAGACTTTAGTCAACAGTCTGCTCTATTCATAATGACGTATGGGGATGTCTAAGGCTCTGTAGTTACTGGATCATGTGCTGTAGTGACcagttttaaatgagaaaagagaGGTGAGGTTAGTTTCATCACTCGAGCTTTATAAAGGAATTACTGTTTTTCTTGACTTTAACAATGAGTCTGAAATTCGTTATTTGTGATAAAAGCTCATATGGgttattctatatttttgaGGTTGTGGTGCTAATTAATGTCAGTGGTGAAATGCCACTTCTCATTTGCTACATGACACACAGGattttctccatctttcatcTTTTCCAGGAGGCCTTTATTGCTTTTCATCCCGATCTTAAGTGTGTGCAAAAGATTCTGAAGCCTTTGCCGATTGGAGAACTGGCAGCAACAGAGCCCAGCCAGGACCACAACAAAAACGTGAGCCCCATCCATTGGCTGGAGTCTTATCCATCAGGTGCTGAACCCAGATTGTTGTGCGTCACTCAGAAACTATTATAAAACATACttctatcttttcttttttttcaggcagCACTCATTCAGGATTTCCGCACTTTACGTGCGCAGGCAGAGAGCGATGGGTTGTTTCGTGCCCAGCCCATGTTCTTCTGCTTCCAGCTGGGTCACACCATGCTGCTGGAATCCCTCGCCTGGCTCATGATATGGCACTGGGGAACTAACTGGATACTGACGTGCCTCTGTGCAGTCATGTTGGCAGTTGCTCAGGTGACTggaacatcatcatcatcatctcttgGTCTAAATGCTCCCAATGACGTCCAGCTCTGCAGCAAAAGAACCTCTAAATGCTTGTTCTCTTTTCATGTAGTCACAGGCTGGTTGGCTGCAGCATGACTGTGGACACCTGACAAGTTTGTCATCGGTCATTTAAAGGTGATCGATATTCTTGATCATATTTTccgttttgtaattttttttacacagataTTAAAGGATTGTTTTCTTAAGGATTTTCTGCCAACTGGTGGAGTCATTGACATTTCCAGCATCACGCTAAAACCAACATCTTCAGAAAAGACCCTGAGATCAACTTGGTGAACTTCTTTGTAATTGGTGCCACTCAACCGGTGGAGGTAAGTTGCACTCGTTTAAATCCAGTAATGATCCAGTATTTGATCTGCTGGTTACTCTAactgtgtgtccctctgttACAGTATGGTATAAAAAAGTtcacacgtatatatatatgccCTATCATCGCCAACACCAGTACTTCTTTCTTGGTACGTTTTTTAAGAGTCATTTTACCGAATGAAACCATGAACGACTTACAGGAATAATTATCTGTCATTTAGTAGGACCTCCACTGCTTATCccgtttttttttccaatctgACCAAATTCGCACCATACTCTCCCGCCATGACTGGGTGGTAAGATCCTGTCTTCTGAGTAGTAaagtaatatttaaatgtatctaCACTGTAGAAAATTGACCGTAGAATTTAGAGTAAATACTAGAAAATATCTtgtattacattatattacgGAATAATGTTTACATGGGTTGGCTGCTCATAAATAACATCaatttatagttttttacacaaaaacaacaattaattaTAATCTACTTCACAACGTTATCTTTATATGTTCTATTTAAATTACAGAAGTTATGTAGCAGCTGCAGTTTCCAGTATTGTCACCGAGACTTTGTCAGTTACTGAGCAGTGGTGCGTCATCGTCTCCTCAGGCAGTAGGTCATCTGACTGCTGATTTTTCCAACAATTGcaccttaaaaaacaaacatagcctcaaacaaaacacagcaatataacattttttgttttctcagtaGAATACATCGGATTCAGTGAACTTTGCTGCTTCACAGGGTTCCGCCATCAAACTTATGTCGGGCTGCTTGTTCAAACCACTTTGTGCATCACCTGGACTTTTAAAATTTGTTACTGTCAGCTGCTGTTATTATCATTTATGCCAATGATTAATTGTGATATACATTTAAACTTTGTAAAACGACAAAACAATaagttactgtaaaatgtgACTGTAGAAACTACAgacatgtttttactgtgtatttaagggttaaatagtttttttttatctgttacaaataattaatttgttaaCAAATACTTCACTTAACACTGCAGATGGAAAATGACATGTGTAAACATATGGAAAGAGTTAAGTTGTCATGATTCCATGTAAATGATTTTGTATGAATCATATTAACATGCTTGTCCTGTGAAGGATCTGGTTTGGTGCATGTCGTTCTATCTACGCTACTTCTGCTGTTACGTTCCCCTGTATGGTCTGTTTGGCTCAGTGGTGCTCCTCAGCTTCGTCAGGTAAAAGATCTGGAAGGATATTAACTTGGAACTTTTGAGAGCTacattctgttctgtttttaacaTGAGTGAAAAgtgaattcattcatttgaaagTTTGTCTCCAATGCTTACACATTGTTTATTAAATAAGCCTTGAGTTACCAAATGTGATTGGAGGTGTTTCCCTATAAATACCCATTACAATAAAACAGCAGTTTGCTGGTTGTCAGTCTCCAACCACAATGAGGACTGAATTTCTGCTATCTGTAAGTGTTTTTAGAGCTGTAAACAGTgatatgaaatatttatcagAAGATGTGTCACATAGGCAGCAATAGCGGCGGATGTACCACTGTAGAGAGGGTTGACCACTAAccaggtcagtggttcgatccctggcatCTCCAGTCTGCATTCAAAGATGAACCTGAACCCCAGATTAAACCTGAAGGTTGTGCTGACAGGTGATGAAAAAGCACAGAATAGATTGTGGATgcatatacatgtgtgtgaatggagaaATGCTACTTACTACACCATAAAGGGCTGACATTAATATAATCAGCAAAATccatcataaataataataatccatcaataataataattcttagAATTTATTACTTAAAGCCAATAAACATGAATTCTTGTAgagtatatataaaatatattataatatatcgTATGGAGTGTTTCCAGTGCAGGAACTTTTTTTTGCTCTGTGGcaaatttaataataatgaagttCAATTTCTTAATTTCATCTGTCACAATGAATtggaaaatttaaaataattttttgaCCGAACAATATGTAATGTACTGTATAATTAAGTGTGAAAACGTTCTTTTATCATACATTAACTTCAAACCATAGATTCATATTAAACGgtatataattaattatatacaatatattaacAGATATTAATATACCACATCATCCACTGTAATTCTTTAGCATTTCACTTGTATAGTAACCAGCCACTAAGTTTCTGAAGTTTGAGTTTAAGAGATtgggacaaaaaaagaaaaaaatcaaaagagATGAAATAACTTCTCCGTTGGTTAATTTAACTGAGAAAACCAGCGGAGCTACAACACACAGACTCCTCGAAAGAAATGGTTCTTTGGATTTCACTGCTGCAAAGTAACTGTGCAATCTCCAACCTcaaggaaaataaagacaaacaacttgtctttcatgtttatttatgaaaCACATTTCCCTCCCCAAAAGACATTAATGAGACATGAAGTCATTGAAGTGCAGTTCTCCAGGATCCCTGCACAAGTAGCTCACACTACAGCCTCTCATAGTTCAGAACAGTCATGACTGAGGAGTGCACACGTCCATCATCCGAGTGAAGAACTGAGACACCTGCTCACCCACGGAATGTCACATTGTCAGTATAAAAGTTGTTCAGTAAATACTGCATTGGTGTGTGACTGAAGTTGAATCCAAACTGCCACTCTCAGTTCAGACAGCATTCAGCCGAGATGTGACATTTTTCAGATACCACACAAGAGGAGTGCCTGGTTAGTGTGATTGTCTTTCACTCTGCCCAGAGGTGGGTGTGTGTCGGTGGGGAGAAGAGTGGTGTGTTGGTGATCAGTGATGGAGTGTGATGCTGGAGGTCATAGAAAGGCTAAGAATAGGATCAGGCAGGGATCCACTGTTTGATCATTGCCCGTGTTGTCACAATAACAGAGTTTTCACAAAACCTTAGATCAGAACTTTTGTGCAAGCTTCAAGTCCGTTGTGTTACAGTAAACTGGGAGAATGTTGGAACTGGGGGAGTTTAGAGAAATGGAGGAGCAACAACAGCATTGGATAAGACCGACGAGTgcatacacaacacaaagacaaatgcgGAGGCTACCCAATCTTTCAGAGTCCTCAAACCAATGTAATCAATTTTGCTGTTTCCGTTGAAATGATTCACTAATGCAGATAAAAGCTGAAGAAAATGAACTGATGAGCTAAGTCCCTAACAACAGAATTTTGTCATGATGGCAGTGAAGTGTTAAATGGATAAATATCAAGTTATTATCGTGTCCAAGTGAACACACTGGGATTGTGACAACACAGATGACAGCATGAAGCTCAGTGCAACTGCAGATACTGTAAACGTTTTCTGGAACAGTTGATGCATACAGTGGAGGATGTGAGgggtaaaacagaaaaacctgaCGTTTGGAATTTGACGGCTTTGGAATCTGAGAGCTCGCCGAGTGCTTCAGTCGTTGATCAGAGCCAAGATCATGCTGGAAAAACAAGGTGGGAAAGTGTTAATACAAAACTGCCAGTGTGCAAACAGACACTATTATCATACAGGCAGTGTGCTGACTGCTGCAAGATGCCAGCCTGTCATTCTATGTCAGTGTGTCTGCAGTGCCGACGCTCCCACCtgtacaaataaatgaagaagCAGAGCAGGTGGTAACCCAGTTTGATCATGGCCTCCTTCATGTGGGACTTGAGCTGACCTCGGTTGTGGATCTCAGTCGGGTCAAACACGCCCATGTTTCCCATCGGAACCTTCACATGCCTGCAGGGACGGGAAGAGTATTCACCAGGGAGCCTCACTGCACCATAAACCCTGTCCTCTTACCTACAGTAAACCAAATGTGTGTGAtgctctttttcatcctgagatagttgtttttcttttttgtgtctttcattCTGTTGActttttacaagggggctggctggagaaactctgcagaaagtctggaggctctcacgCTGACATTtacgttcacacatacagccgcTCCAGAGAATGTCCTGAGAATGTCCAGAGCtgagtgcatgtctggaagcagctttggattaaaataaaaccttcattgtctatgtcactgtgtgtgtgttgcagaatCAAGCCCTGCTCAGTGCTTTCAATGGCCAATTTCAGCCAGAGATAATGAATGAGTTCCTATGGTAAAAAACTACATAACCATCTCATGACTGTCTCACATTGTACTTGTGTACAGTCTCTGTTATTACAGCACGAGTAGAAACAGACCTGTAAATGTTCCAGACTGCTACAGGCAGgttgaggaggaagatgaaccAGTGCATGGACACCAACATCAGCATCGTGGAGAGACACTGGCTAACCATCTCTGGAATTACccactggaaacacaacatatcaaacacacaaacatacatacaacgGCTACATCAGAAATAATACAGCCAAATATGAATATTCTCACTACAGCGGCTGTTGAAAAAGATGTGATGATAATAAGGCACAACAAAAGGCAGCATACATGTATAATTATAGATTTAAGTGTGTTGATCCAGAGTACCATGACTTACTTTGTTCAGCTTGGAACAGCAGGCTCTAGCGTTGATGTAGTCACATTCTAGATCAGACAGGGTGATAATCTGAGCTTTCAGTCAAGGTAAAACACAATGTAGCTTTTCATTCTGTTTCCATTGGCTCCGACCAACCgaacaaaacaaactgatttcAGACATCACAACAAATGACACAAGCAGGCGTGGGCACACAGGATGACCAACTTCTGGTTACTGATTTTGGTTGCGCGTGCACAACAGTTTGATGCATGTTTCACAACGTGCCTGAGAAAGTCCTTGTCTTCAGAAGTTGACACAAGAGAGGGGTCCTCCTTCTAAATGCTGCCAGAGTTTACAGTCTCTATGCAATTATCAAGATGCCTTCATCCCATTCTCAACTTTCACTTCCGTCTCGAGAAACGCTGCTTTTGCATCGGTGGCTCTACGCCAAAAGCATTTGATAAGGCCAGTGCTGTGAATGATCAAAGTTCTGTAGTCAATAAAAGTGTAAAAGGCAAACACACCCAACCTTTAAAGTAAGGTGGAGACCTTTCAAAGTTAAGGAGAAACCCAACCGTTCACACAACAAGCAGCACTTCCTGTTAAACTCCACtttaaacaggaagaaacctctggaACCAGTGTGGGCAAACATCTGCCTCAACCGGtttgggaggagagaggggggggaggtttATAGAGTTATGAAGTTAATAATGAACACCAGTtattataattactattattaacgataacaacaacaagcagctctggagtcaaagaaagagagagaagagagagagagcacatgagagagatagagagaagaaAGCTagaaagaggtagagagagagagagagatggagagaaatacacagagagagagagagagatatgaagagatagagagagaaggagatacAAAGAGAGATACACCAAGACAAAGGTAgcgagtgacagagagagaaatattgtAAGAGatcgacagacagacagatagatagagagagagatagttagatagatacTTAGATGGatagacatacagacagactgatagagagagagagagagagagagagagagagagagagagaactagttagagagatagatagagagagagagagagagaactagttagagagatagatagaga encodes the following:
- the LOC117777344 gene encoding LOW QUALITY PROTEIN: fatty acid desaturase 2-like (The sequence of the model RefSeq protein was modified relative to this genomic sequence to represent the inferred CDS: inserted 1 base in 1 codon; deleted 4 bases in 3 codons; substituted 1 base at 1 genomic stop codon) — encoded protein: MGGGGQLNKPGEPREPGEPGEPGRAGHLYTWEEVQSHSSRNDLLLVIERKVYSTTQWVKRHPGGFRVISHYAGQDATEAFIAFHPDLKCVQKILKPLPIGELAATEPSQDHNKNAALIQDFRTLRAQAESDGLFRAQPMFFCFQLGHTMLLESLAWLMIWHWGTNWILTCLCAVMLAVAQSQAGWLQHDCGHLXKFVIGHLKGFSANWWSHXHFQHHAKTNIFRKDPEINLVNFFVIGATQPVEYGIKKFTYIYMPYHRQHQYFFLVGPPLLIPFFFPIDQIRTILSRHDWVDLVWCMSFYLRYFCCYVPLYGLFGSVVLLSFVR
- the cnih4 gene encoding protein cornichon homolog 4, coding for MEAAVFILSLVDCCALIFLSVYFIITLSDLECDYINARACCSKLNKWVIPEMVSQCLSTMLMLVSMHWFIFLLNLPVAVWNIYRHVKVPMGNMGVFDPTEIHNRGQLKSHMKEAMIKLGYHLLCFFIYLYSMILALIND